From the genome of Gracilimonas sp., one region includes:
- a CDS encoding endo alpha-1,4 polygalactosaminidase produces MKLKLLVASIMASTLVQCKSTNQASFSIASQTPFAVCYAKVTPDQLQNYSMVIIEPDFYSKEEMAALRATGTKIIAYITLGEVDTNRWYYPRLAEIGFLGKNENWNSFFVDLEKDETRQIILTEVLPRIAEKEVDGFFLDTVDAVSPVTERAHLQPYMVQLIEGIRKRYPAKIIIQNAGVFLLEETKDDIDAFLTEALASDYDFEKKEYKIRTAQEYNERLEYLNHYSEKSGKPYFIVGFADTDLKRSQIKTRLDTLARPYFISNIGLSELPVLPDSVANTLKAGRL; encoded by the coding sequence ATGAAACTGAAGCTTTTGGTAGCATCCATAATGGCAAGTACACTTGTACAATGTAAAAGCACTAATCAGGCTTCATTTTCTATAGCCAGTCAAACTCCTTTTGCCGTTTGTTATGCTAAAGTTACTCCCGATCAGCTGCAAAATTATAGCATGGTAATTATTGAGCCTGATTTCTATAGCAAAGAAGAAATGGCAGCTTTACGTGCAACCGGTACAAAAATTATTGCTTATATCACTCTGGGAGAAGTAGATACAAATCGATGGTATTATCCCCGGCTTGCAGAAATCGGTTTTTTGGGTAAAAATGAAAACTGGAATAGTTTTTTTGTTGACCTTGAAAAAGATGAAACCCGTCAGATTATCCTGACCGAAGTATTACCAAGAATAGCAGAGAAAGAGGTTGATGGCTTTTTCCTTGATACCGTTGATGCTGTATCTCCTGTAACGGAGAGAGCTCACCTTCAGCCTTATATGGTTCAGCTTATTGAGGGAATTAGAAAACGGTACCCGGCTAAGATCATCATTCAGAATGCTGGTGTTTTTTTACTGGAAGAAACAAAGGACGATATTGATGCCTTTCTAACTGAGGCTTTGGCTTCGGATTATGATTTCGAAAAGAAAGAGTACAAAATTCGAACGGCACAAGAATACAACGAAAGGCTGGAATACCTGAATCATTATTCTGAGAAAAGCGGAAAACCTTATTTCATAGTCGGTTTTGCGGATACTGATTTAAAGAGAAGCCAAATTAAAACCCGATTAGATACTTTAGCTCGTCCTTATTTTATAAGTAATATTGGCTTAAGTGAGTTGCCCGTTCTGCCTGATTCTGTAGCTAATACTTTGAAAGCCGGGAGATTATGA